One segment of Candidatus Methylomirabilis tolerans DNA contains the following:
- a CDS encoding helix-hairpin-helix domain-containing protein — translation MKGMYTRRETIAAALFGIAVAGIVWGPVMLRPFSSPHAVDLQTLHLPEDRLVQARISSAQTKVAKVKPAGRVDINHADAAALRGLPGIGPTLAQRIVMHRKAYGPFAGTRGLLEVDGIGPKRFDKIESWIVAR, via the coding sequence GTGAAGGGGATGTATACCAGGCGAGAGACGATTGCCGCCGCCCTCTTCGGCATAGCTGTTGCCGGCATTGTATGGGGTCCTGTCATGCTCCGTCCGTTCAGCTCTCCCCATGCCGTCGATCTCCAAACACTTCACCTCCCCGAAGATCGGCTCGTACAAGCCCGCATCTCATCAGCGCAGACCAAAGTCGCAAAGGTAAAGCCAGCCGGGCGGGTAGACATTAACCATGCGGATGCCGCAGCGCTTCGGGGATTACCAGGGATCGGCCCCACGCTGGCCCAGCGGATCGTTATGCATCGGAAGGCCTATGGCCCGTTCGCCGGCACTCGCGGGCTTCTGGAAGTCGATGGAATCGGTCCGAAGCGATTTGACAAGATTGAGTCTTGGATCGTGGCGCGCTGA
- a CDS encoding segregation/condensation protein A: MSYRVRLEMFEGPLDLLLYLIQVNEIDIYDIPIAKITQEYLGCLAGMEKLDLGVAGEFLVLAATLIHIKSKMLIPVQESVAEGLPAEDPRQELVERLLEYRRFKEAAMKFEELEAEQALLYTRSGDPSVPIAEGPLEVNLSELLRAFMAVMQRAPETKTVEITPEMINVGERMVALLDQLALQSPLPFLAIFDDAATRILLVGTFLALLELLRRGLVRARQPEPGGEIMIYRTVETVVETNGQSG, from the coding sequence ATGAGCTATCGCGTTCGTTTGGAGATGTTTGAGGGACCCCTGGATCTCCTGCTCTATCTGATTCAGGTCAATGAGATCGATATCTACGATATTCCCATTGCCAAGATTACCCAGGAATATCTGGGATGCCTGGCGGGGATGGAGAAACTGGATCTGGGGGTTGCGGGAGAGTTTCTGGTGCTGGCTGCCACACTGATTCACATCAAGTCAAAGATGCTGATCCCGGTACAGGAGTCGGTAGCTGAGGGGCTACCTGCGGAAGACCCACGGCAGGAGCTGGTAGAACGCCTCCTGGAGTACAGGCGGTTCAAGGAAGCGGCCATGAAGTTTGAGGAATTGGAGGCGGAGCAGGCGCTGCTTTATACCAGGTCCGGCGATCCGTCGGTTCCGATTGCCGAAGGTCCTCTGGAGGTCAACCTTTCCGAACTGCTTCGCGCATTCATGGCGGTGATGCAACGGGCGCCGGAAACGAAGACGGTTGAAATTACTCCGGAGATGATCAACGTAGGAGAGCGAATGGTGGCACTGTTGGATCAACTGGCGCTGCAAAGTCCACTGCCGTTCTTGGCCATCTTTGATGATGCGGCGACACGTATCCTGTTAGTCGGCACTTTCCTTGCCCTGCTTGAACTCTTGCGCCGGGGCTTGGTCCGAGCCAGGCAACCGGAGCCGGGGGGTGAGATCATGATCTATCGAACCGTAGAGACGGTGGTGGAGACCAATGGACAGTCCGGCTGA
- the pheA gene encoding prephenate dehydratase: MKITRLRRKIDQIDTKIVSLLSERAELVFGIGQEKAKAKMNLHVPQREEEIFTRLVRQNTGRFPVHAIRPVFREIISACRSLEGPLKLAYLGPEGTFTHLACSRRFGGSAHFVPVRSIGDVFAEVEKGNVEYGVVPIENSSEGVVSHTLDMFVESDLKICGEILMEVSHSLLSKSGDLKKVKKVYSHPHAFAQSRKWLEANLPRVPLYEASSTAAAAKLATKESTAAAIASELAASLYKLKVISRKIEDTSRNFTRFLIISQTPTAPSNRDKTSLMFSIKDRVGALYRILEPFAKHQINLTKVESRPSKTKAWEYIFYLDIEGHIADEPVKAALALLQEECLFLKVLGSYPKGSSIEA; encoded by the coding sequence ATGAAGATTACGAGATTACGGCGTAAGATCGACCAGATCGATACGAAGATCGTATCGCTGCTGAGCGAACGCGCCGAGCTTGTGTTCGGGATCGGGCAGGAGAAGGCCAAGGCGAAGATGAACCTTCACGTTCCACAGCGTGAGGAGGAGATCTTTACTCGTCTGGTGCGGCAAAATACGGGTCGCTTTCCAGTCCACGCGATCAGGCCCGTCTTTCGCGAGATCATCTCAGCCTGTCGATCCCTGGAGGGTCCGTTGAAGCTGGCCTATCTTGGCCCGGAGGGGACGTTTACGCACTTGGCCTGCTCCAGGCGATTTGGTGGTTCGGCCCACTTTGTGCCGGTCCGCTCGATCGGCGATGTCTTTGCCGAGGTGGAAAAAGGAAACGTCGAATACGGGGTGGTGCCGATCGAGAACTCCAGTGAAGGTGTGGTCAGCCACACACTGGATATGTTTGTGGAGTCAGACCTGAAGATCTGCGGGGAGATTCTCATGGAGGTCTCTCACAGCCTCCTGTCGAAATCAGGCGATTTGAAGAAGGTAAAAAAGGTCTACTCACACCCGCATGCCTTCGCTCAGTCCAGGAAATGGCTGGAGGCGAATCTGCCGCGAGTTCCGCTCTATGAGGCTTCGAGTACGGCTGCGGCGGCGAAGCTTGCGACAAAGGAATCGACAGCGGCTGCGATTGCGAGTGAACTGGCTGCCAGTCTATACAAACTTAAAGTTATTTCGCGGAAAATTGAGGATACTTCTCGTAATTTCACGAGATTCTTGATAATAAGTCAGACCCCAACTGCACCCAGTAACCGTGATAAAACCTCCTTGATGTTCTCGATTAAAGACCGGGTCGGGGCGCTGTATCGTATCCTGGAACCGTTCGCGAAGCATCAGATTAACCTGACCAAGGTCGAGTCTCGTCCATCCAAGACTAAAGCCTGGGAGTATATTTTCTATTTGGATATTGAGGGCCATATCGCCGATGAGCCTGTCAAGGCGGCGCTCGCGCTCTTGCAGGAGGAGTGTCTCTTCCTGAAGGTTCTCGGTTCGTATCCTAAGGGCAGCTCGATCGAGGCCTAG
- the plsY gene encoding glycerol-3-phosphate 1-O-acyltransferase PlsY yields MSVGIWLVPLGYLSGSIPFGLLIAKVAGGVDVRKVGSGNIGATNVLRVVGSRAGALTLALDALKGWAPVALSKLLGLPEVLVATVGLAAFLGHVYPVFLGFRGGKGVATALGVLLALFAKIALLVVGVWLLTAAIFRYSSLAALVAGIASPVLVWALDGRPPYVGVTTVICCVILIRHRENLERLMAGKEGKIGQKPQRADLPRRDRLTL; encoded by the coding sequence ATGAGCGTAGGTATATGGCTTGTTCCGCTGGGGTATCTTTCCGGTTCCATCCCATTCGGTCTCCTGATTGCGAAGGTGGCGGGAGGAGTAGATGTCCGTAAGGTTGGAAGCGGTAACATCGGCGCCACCAATGTTCTCCGTGTTGTGGGTTCGAGGGCCGGCGCTCTTACCCTTGCTCTGGATGCGCTGAAAGGTTGGGCACCTGTCGCGCTGAGCAAGCTGCTTGGCTTGCCGGAGGTGCTTGTTGCGACGGTAGGACTGGCTGCATTTCTGGGTCATGTCTATCCGGTTTTTCTCGGCTTTCGCGGCGGGAAGGGGGTTGCTACCGCCTTGGGGGTATTGCTCGCGCTGTTTGCAAAGATCGCGTTGCTGGTTGTGGGCGTCTGGTTGTTGACGGCCGCCATCTTTCGCTATTCGTCACTTGCCGCCCTTGTGGCCGGCATCGCGTCCCCCGTTCTCGTTTGGGCTCTTGATGGCCGACCGCCCTATGTGGGGGTCACGACTGTTATCTGTTGTGTGATCCTCATCCGGCATCGAGAAAACCTGGAACGCCTCATGGCGGGGAAAGAGGGAAAGATTGGACAAAAGCCGCAGAGAGCGGATCTGCCTCGGCGCGATCGGCTTACCTTGTAG
- a CDS encoding rRNA pseudouridine synthase produces MISGEQERLQRYLARTGLGSRRSCEKLILEGKVRVNGRVVTELGTKVSPGLDEVRCDGRPVTPSDDLVYLVLNKPAGVLTSLSDPRGRPVIRDLLPPQGLPRLFPAGRLDYQTEGLILLTNDGALAYGIMHPSFEVEKEYRAKVRGCPTPADLDQLKEGIVSDGERLWATQAEIVSHAVGFAWLKLVVQQGRYHEIRRLCDAIGHSVLRLQRVRLGPIVLGSLPKGCWRRLSSRELVNIRRAVRRRTTYGSGTGGGARPREDWRTG; encoded by the coding sequence TTGATCAGTGGTGAACAGGAACGGCTACAGCGGTATCTGGCGCGAACCGGATTGGGATCGCGCAGGAGCTGCGAGAAGCTGATCCTCGAGGGGAAGGTCCGTGTCAATGGTCGGGTTGTCACGGAGCTTGGGACCAAGGTCTCACCGGGTCTCGATGAGGTCAGATGCGATGGTAGGCCCGTCACACCATCGGACGATCTTGTCTACCTTGTCCTCAATAAGCCGGCCGGCGTGTTAACGTCGTTATCCGATCCACGAGGGCGACCCGTTATCCGTGACCTATTGCCGCCGCAGGGGTTGCCCAGACTCTTTCCTGCCGGGCGTCTTGACTACCAGACAGAGGGGCTCATACTTCTGACGAATGATGGGGCGTTAGCCTACGGAATCATGCACCCCAGCTTTGAGGTTGAGAAGGAGTATCGCGCCAAGGTACGTGGATGTCCCACACCCGCCGATCTGGATCAGTTGAAAGAAGGGATCGTGTCGGATGGGGAGAGGCTGTGGGCCACTCAAGCCGAGATTGTAAGTCATGCAGTTGGATTCGCATGGCTGAAACTTGTTGTGCAGCAGGGACGGTATCACGAGATCCGGCGGCTATGCGATGCGATCGGTCACTCGGTGCTGCGACTTCAAAGGGTTCGCCTTGGTCCGATCGTGTTGGGGAGTCTTCCTAAAGGGTGCTGGCGCCGACTCTCCTCCAGGGAGCTTGTGAACATCCGTCGCGCGGTGAGGCGGAGAACCACGTATGGGTCTGGAACGGGGGGCGGTGCACGCCCCCGAGAGGACTGGAGAACCGGATGA
- a CDS encoding aspartate kinase codes for MSLIVQKYGGSSVADVERIKNVARRVVEAKVQGNDLVVVVSAMAGETDRLLGLAAKISDTPNERELDVIVATGEQISIGLLSLAIQQHGYKARSFTGAQVRIQTDTAHTKAKIVSVEVDRAQQALREGAVVIVAGFQGVTAEEDVTTLGRGGSDLTAVAMAAALKADLCEIYTDVEGVYTADPNIVPEARKLEKISYDEMLEMASLGAKVLQARSVEYAKNYAVPVHVRSSFNTNQGTLVVQEDAEMERVVVSGIAYDRNEAKITVLRVADRPGIAAKLFGRVAEANIVVDMIVQNISQDGTTDISFTVPKSDFPKAMSLVNSVAKEIGAQQVEGDDRIAKVSIVGVGMRTHSGVAARMFETLARENINIMMISTSEIKISCVIDAKYGELTVRILHETFGLAERNVVEDRA; via the coding sequence ATGTCTCTCATCGTTCAGAAATATGGCGGCAGTTCCGTCGCGGATGTGGAGCGGATCAAGAATGTGGCCCGTCGAGTAGTAGAGGCCAAGGTTCAGGGAAACGACTTAGTCGTCGTGGTTTCAGCTATGGCCGGAGAGACGGACCGCCTGTTAGGCCTTGCCGCCAAAATCTCCGATACTCCTAATGAACGCGAACTTGATGTCATCGTGGCGACCGGAGAACAGATCTCGATTGGTCTCCTGTCGCTGGCTATCCAACAGCACGGATACAAGGCCCGCTCGTTTACCGGAGCCCAGGTCAGGATCCAGACCGACACTGCCCACACCAAAGCAAAGATTGTGAGCGTTGAGGTTGACCGGGCACAACAGGCGCTGCGGGAAGGCGCCGTCGTCATCGTTGCCGGATTCCAGGGGGTCACAGCGGAAGAGGACGTCACGACGCTGGGGCGCGGTGGATCAGACCTGACGGCGGTGGCGATGGCGGCGGCCCTGAAGGCTGATCTCTGCGAAATCTATACCGACGTGGAGGGGGTCTATACCGCTGATCCGAATATTGTCCCAGAGGCGAGGAAGCTCGAAAAGATCTCCTATGACGAGATGCTCGAGATGGCCAGTCTCGGGGCAAAGGTGCTTCAGGCCCGATCGGTGGAGTATGCTAAGAATTACGCCGTCCCGGTTCACGTCCGTTCCAGTTTCAATACCAATCAAGGGACACTGGTGGTTCAGGAGGATGCGGAGATGGAGAGGGTGGTAGTCTCGGGGATCGCCTACGACAGAAACGAGGCGAAGATCACTGTGCTGCGTGTAGCGGATCGGCCGGGAATCGCGGCCAAGCTGTTCGGCCGGGTTGCGGAGGCCAACATTGTGGTCGATATGATCGTTCAGAACATCAGCCAGGATGGGACTACCGACATCTCGTTTACGGTCCCGAAGTCGGACTTCCCCAAAGCGATGTCGCTCGTGAACAGTGTCGCCAAGGAGATCGGCGCTCAGCAGGTTGAGGGTGACGACAGGATCGCGAAGGTTTCTATCGTCGGGGTAGGAATGCGGACTCATTCCGGGGTGGCGGCGAGGATGTTTGAGACCCTGGCACGTGAGAACATCAACATCATGATGATCAGTACCTCAGAGATCAAGATCTCCTGTGTGATCGATGCCAAGTATGGTGAACTGACCGTGCGGATTCTACACGAGACCTTCGGCCTGGCCGAGCGCAACGTGGTTGAGGATCGTGCGTGA
- the scpB gene encoding SMC-Scp complex subunit ScpB — protein sequence MDSPADLGSLGVLEALLFASEAPLSLERIEEILDGCSRAEVSRLLVDLQDKCRQQDRGVVVSEVAGGYRLVTKPEAAPWIQRLRGSKPVRLSRAALETLALIAYKQPITKPEVEAIRGVMVDGVLKTLVERNLVRILGRKPEVGRPILYGTSRTFLEYFGFKDLSELPILKEIEALIPNVAEKAALCEEVEHTGQTE from the coding sequence ATGGACAGTCCGGCTGATCTCGGCTCACTCGGAGTCCTTGAAGCGTTGTTATTTGCCTCTGAGGCGCCGCTCTCACTGGAACGCATCGAGGAAATACTTGATGGATGTTCGAGGGCGGAGGTGAGTCGGTTGCTCGTCGACTTACAGGACAAATGCCGGCAGCAGGATCGAGGAGTTGTTGTAAGCGAGGTCGCCGGAGGCTATCGTCTCGTGACAAAACCAGAGGCTGCCCCGTGGATCCAGCGACTTCGTGGGTCCAAACCGGTCAGGCTGTCCAGGGCCGCACTCGAGACGCTGGCGCTTATTGCCTATAAGCAGCCGATTACCAAACCGGAGGTTGAAGCAATCCGAGGGGTGATGGTGGACGGGGTGCTAAAGACGCTGGTGGAGCGGAATCTGGTCCGGATCCTTGGACGAAAGCCTGAGGTAGGCAGGCCGATCCTCTACGGAACCAGTCGGACCTTTTTGGAATACTTTGGGTTCAAGGATCTTTCTGAGTTGCCGATCCTGAAGGAGATCGAGGCGCTGATCCCGAACGTAGCCGAGAAGGCGGCTTTGTGCGAGGAAGTTGAACACACCGGGCAGACGGAGTGA